In the genome of Pyrobaculum islandicum DSM 4184, the window GATACGAAGAGGCTTTTATATCGCGGTTGCGTAAATATAAACACCTTCGACAGATATATGAGACTAGGCTTTCGGCATTTGCCGAATTTTTTGCCCTAGATAAAATCTTTGGAGTGGGTGGATTAGTACCGGAGCCTATTGCATATAATAGACATGTAGTAGTTATGGCATATATAGATGGCATTGAGCTTTACCGACTTACATATTACGACTTTAAAAAAGTCGCAGACGATATAGTTGAAACACTTCGTAAGGCCTTGGGCTTGGGTATTATCCACGGCGACCTCTCGCCATATAACATACTTGTAGGCAAAAGGAGTTATATAATCGATTGGCCACAATGGATTCCTGCAAGTTATCCCAACTCTAGCACATATCTCAAGCGCGATCTCGAGAATATTTCGTCGTTTTTCAAGAAAAACGGCGTTGAAATACCCGTTGATGAGCTATTTAAAATAGCTGAAGAAGGCAGAGAGAGAAGTAAAAACTTCATGATAGAGATTAATAAGTATGTCTTCTCATAGCTTGTGGCTATACTTGGCATTGATATAACGCCTGACGGAAACTTTGCATACATAGTTGTAGAGGGTAAAACTACTTTAGAAAAGGGTATTGTAAATCCACGTAATTTGCCATCCTTATTTAAAAAGTATGCCATAAGAACCTTGGCTGTAGACAACGTGAGTGAATTATTTCAATATGGTAGAGCTCTCATAAAGTTATTAAGCAAGCTACCCTACACCGTTGAGGTAATTGAAGTTACCAGAGACAAACTGGGCTTCAAAAAAATGGAGGAGTTGGTGCAGGAATATTTCGGAGTTGCCAAGAGCCACTTGACACCTCTAGAAACTGCGGAATATTTGGCTCTGCTAGCAAGTCTAGGCATTGGCACTCCGGTAAAGCTTTTTGAAGAAGAGACCATCATATTGATATATAGGAAAATATCCACGACGCCGGGCGGCATGAGCAGAAATCGTTTTATGAGAAATATCACCCATAGAATAAAGTCTATTGCGTCTAAGATAGAGTTAAAATTGAAAGAAGCTAAATTAGATTACGACTTATTTATAAAGGAGGAGTCCGGCGAGGTGACATCTGCAAAGTTTGTAGTCTATGCTAACAAAGAGGTAGTAAGGAGATATATAAAACCAATGCGCAGCATAGATGTCGCAGTTACTATTTACTCAGCTCCTGCAAAAAGAGGAGGAACTCCCTCACATGAGCGTTATTTAATACTTGGCGTAGATCCAGGTGTCGTCACAGGTCTTGCAATACTTACCTTAGATGGAGAAGTTTTAGATACAGCGGCACGGAGGGGGCTTTCCAGAGGTGATATATTAAGGTATGTACGCCAATGGGGTATACCGGTGCTTATTGCCACAGATGTAGCAGAAGCGCCAGAGTTTGTAAAGCGTCTTGCCGCCATGAGCGGGGCAGTTCTCTATACGCCAGGTAAAGACTTGTCTTCTGAGGAGAAGACAGAGATACTTGACAAAATAAATTGGCGTGTAAAATCTAGCCATGAGCGCGATGCTTTGGTAGCAGCCTACAGAGCCTACCAAGAGTATAAGCTTAAATTTGACAAAATAGAAAAAGAATTTGGAAAAATTTTGAACCTAGAACAGTTGGAATACGCAAAAGCTCTCGTAGTACGTGGATACTCCATAGCTCAAGCTGTATCTGAGGCATTAAAGAAACGCGAAGAGAAAGAGGTACGTGTAGTATACATTACGGCAGAGAAACCATGTGGAAGAAGGGAGAGCGCATTAGAAACACAGATAAGGGCTCTTGAATACGAGAACCAACAGTTACGTAAAGAGTTGGAAACCCTGAGACAAGAATATACACAATTACGTAAACGACTTGAAGACGAAAAATGGCGCGATTTAAGATATAGAGAGTTGCAAACAAGAGTAGAGACGTTAACAAGCGAGTTAATAAAAAAGGAAGCAGAATTGGAGCAGCTTAAGAAAGTGTTTATAGAAATCCTATCTAACTACGGTTCGAAGTACAAACTAATACACACATCCGAAACTGTAGAGTGCAAAGGAGACGAACCTGTGGGCACAATCTGTAGAAATATCGAGTCAGTAGAAGAGGCTGTGGCGCGGAAAACTCTTGGGGTGCCTTTAAAACAAGTGGCTAAGCTACAGTTAGGCGAGTTCTACGTGATTGACCAAGATCTTGTAAAGAAACTAGTCGAAGACATAAGACGTAAGATAGAGGAGAGGAAAGAAATCGACCTTAGAAAGATTGTAGAACAATACAGACGAGGTTTAATACAGAGACACTTCCCCTCTTAGGATATAGTCGGTAATCTGTGTAATCTTTTCAATTTCCTCTCTAGCAATGGCTTCTACCTCGTTTCTAACCTCGCCTGTGAGCTCACCGCTTTTTATAATTTCAACATTTAGAATTTTAGGCTCGTTTATGGGCTTTCCTATTTGTGAAACAATTTCCACATATACCTCGATAATATCTTTGACCTGATTATACACCTTATCTGCGATTCTCTGTGCGACAACATTGTAAATTTTTCCGACATGACTCACAGGGTTTTTACCGGCTGCCGCTTCCAGTGACATAGATCTCATGGGAGTTATAAGGCCATTTGCCCTATTGCCTCTGCCTGTCATACCATCGTCGCCATGCTCTGCAGAAGTCCCCGTCACGGTTAGATAGAAAATGCCGTGTTCGGGCTTGTCTGCGGCATTGACTACAACTTCTATGTTATACTCAGGGGCTACTTTGGAGGCGAGATCTTCGACAGCTTTTTTTACATCCTCTTTTACAGATAAGTAGTGGCTCTTGTCTTTCACTAATTTACTAATCATAGCGGCGGCCACCGTTAGTTTAACCTCTTTCCCAACTCTAACGCCCATGACTTTAACATCTTCTCCGACTTCTGGATATTTCGCCTTAAAGTCTCTGGAGTTCAAGAGTCTTTCAGTCTTATATACAAGCTGTTCTAGAGGCGTAAGTGGTGCATACCCAACGCCCACAGAGGTGTCGTTAGCTAAAGGCACGCTCTTTACGCCCAAGTCATATATTCCTACCAGGTCTGCAGAACCTTGGCCTATCTTATAGTCAATTACTACGTGTGTATCGGGGTCAAGGAAACGGAAATGTTGTTTTATCCAATCTCTCGCTGCTTGCATAACCAATGTGCCTAACGGCACCTTTATCACGCCATCCTTAGTTCTTACCTCATATGTTGCTCTGCCGGAGACTAGTATGTATATTGGTTGTAAGACCTCGCCGCCGCCAAAACGCGGTGCCGCCTGACCGCCAACTACAAGAGTTTTATCGACATTGTGATGGAGAATTATACCAAAATGTTCTAGGTAATATCTTGATAAGTATCTACTTACCCACTCAGAAATACCGTCTGCAATATAATCGGGATGTCCTTGGCCTTTTCTCTCTACAATTTCTACAAGTCGCTTTACTACAGGCGTTTTGTCTACCTTCTCTATGACTATCATGGTGTTACCTCTAATGCCGAGACATAAATTACTTGGGACCCTCTAACCACAATTCTACCATATCGTGTGACAGGCTCGCCAGAGTTATTTAACTCTGCAGCATTGTCAAGAACCAGATTCATACAGCCATCATAAGCTGTCAAAGTACCTTTTACTGCAACTCCCCCCTTTAGTCGGGCAACAATCTCTTTGTTTAGCATTTTTGTCAATACCTTAATTGGAGAAGGTAATTTTAATTGCTGTGGCGCCTTAGACATAAAAAGGCCATATTTCCGCAGTATATAAAATTATTCTCCGAATTTCATCAGCTACGTTTTTCGTAAACTAATAAGTCATCTATCCATTCTACATGTGCTATGAGAGTTCTTCTGCAACAATACCTATGAACCCCTAACTCGTCTAACACACGTCCAGGGTGCTCTCCAGCGAGGACTCTGTGCTTGAAAGTTATATAAAGGTGTCCAAGCGGTTTACCACATGTAAAACATCTGATTGGTACGATCATCGATAAGCCTTCTGCCTCTTGCTTCTGGCGTGTTTAATGCCAGGTTTCTTGGGCTCTGTCCTCCTAGGATCGCCCTTGAGCATATACGGATCGTATTTTTCATAAAGCTCTTTTAGTTCTTGGCTTTGGAAATATGCAACAAGTCCTCTCGCAATGGCTATTCTCACTGCTGTTGCTTGTCCCATGAAGCCCCCACCAGATACATTTACCTCTATGTCAACTTTTTTTGCTAATTCGCCGGCAAGAATCAAAGGTTCACTCATTTTTAACCTGGCCATCTCAATAGGCCATAGTTCCAGCGGATATCCGTTGATTCTAACACGGCCTATTCCCGGCTTTATAATTGCTCTGGCTACAGCTGTTTTCTTTTTTCCAACGGATATTACGACCCTAGGCGTCTCTTGTAGAACTTCGGCTCCCTGGATTTTAACTTCCATAGCTACCCGCCAGTGACTTGTTTAATTCTTTTCTGCCATATCTCTTGCGCGCGTTTCCATTGTTCCCAAGCGGCAAAGTCTATATTACGCCAAACCTCTTCAAGAGTTACAAATTTTGCTAACGGCTTCACCTTGAGCTTTGCCAAAGGTACCTCATATAAAACTAGTTTTTTCCTGTTTAACATCTCCAGTGGTATAGACATATAGACCCTTAGGCGTTTTAATGCAGAACGTCCACGCATATTCTTCTTGGGTAACATTCCTCTTACAATTCTCTTGAAAACTCTATCCGGCCTTCTCGGTATCTTAGGCCCAGCCTTCTCTGGGTTGTAATGAGTACGCCACTCGCTTATCTTTCTCTTAAACCACTCAATTACCATTTTACGATCTCCCGTGATTACTAATTTTTCGGCGTTTACAACAACAATCCTAAGACTAGGTCTTTCTAACAACGCTTTAGCAACATATGTCGCTAACCTGCCAGCTATATGGCCATCTGCGTCGATGATTATCTCGCCTCTCTCTGGCAATTGCTCAAGCTCTCTCTTTTCGATAATCATATCACTATCTTTACATTGCTTCCTTTTGGATTTCTTCTCACTAGTTCCGGGATTGTCAAAAGCTCTCCTCCCGCTTCAATTACCTTCTGCGCGGCCTTGCGCGATACGTTTACAGACGCAACTATTATCCTTTTCTTAAGCTCTCCTCCGCCTAGTAATTTCCCCGGTATTACTACTATATCTCCATCGTTAGCTACTCTATTTAACTTACCGACATTTACTACTACTCTCTGTCTCCTAGGTCGTTCTATGAACTCTGCTACTACCCTCCATATATTAGCAGAGTTAGCCATAGCCGCTTTTCTAAGAAATCTTGCCAACATCCTTAGCTGTCTATTTGTAGGTCCGGTCGGATTAGGAGGCATACCGCTTCTGCGAGAGTTTCTATATTTAAACTTTTGTCTCTACTAGACTACCGGCTTTCTGAGTTAAGGTAGTTATAAAGTCGGAAAACTTCTTCTTTAAGATTCTAAAGGCTTCCCTTAGTGCTGTCTCAACATCGTAATTACCAAATGATTCAACCCAGAAGACATATTTATACCTATCCCACTCAACTATTAGCCTATCGCCACAAATATCTCTACATGTCCAAGCTTTATTAAAAGTACATTCAAACGGATTTGTCAATTCTTTACAGATATCCTTACATTCTTCTTTGCATTTCTCATCTAGCACTTTAATTCTGGGATAGTAATAGTAGCTTGCAAGTGCGGCTTGCCATTTTGCATGTTCTTTTGCACGGCCAAGCTTAGCATAGGCCTCTAATATAATACTTTGGCCCTTTACAAGCTTAACAATTGGTATATCCTTATATACGGGCACCACATCTGGCCTTTCTGACACCAAGTCACCGGAGTAAACAATTTTATCACTTTCCGCGTTTATCTGGAGCATAAGCCTAACGGTACACTCCGATGGATCAACAAGTCCTGTTTCACAATCTTCTATCGGCGGAAGGGCTTGTAGCGGCGTTGTCAAGGGGACAAGCCCCAGTCTATGTGCTAACATTTCGTCATACATTACAGACGTATTGCTCACTATTACGACATAGTCTATTGCCATGACGGGGAGTTCGGATATTATTACTCTTCTAATAGAATTTACAAGAGAGGGATAGGCTCCCTCAATTACTGCCTTTAAAAACAGCGGTGTTTTCTCTACAATAGTTGCTTTTGGCATTACCTAGTTGGCTTCTGTTTCTTTCCGCGCCAAATAGCCCAGAGCGAAACTCCGTTTACCTTAATAACCTTGAATCTAACGCCTGGGATGTCGCCGAGAGATCTGCCCTCTGGGCCGCCGATGCGCTCAATAATGACTTCGTCGTGTTCATTTATGTAGTTTAAACTGCCGTCTAATGGAACAAATGCAGTGACTACTTTGCCATTTTTTACAAGTTGAACTCTTACACATTTTCGTACTGCTGCGTTTGGTTTTCTAGCCTCTACGCCGACCTTCTCAAGCACTATACCGCGTGCCATAGGCGCACCTTCCAAGGGGTCGTATTTCTCAACAAGCCCTAACATCTTACGCTTATATGTTATGTCATTCCATTTGAATCTCTTCCTTTTTCTCTTTAATTTACCCCCCGCAAATAGTCCGTAAGGCGATTTCTTACCAGGCACACCTCTCCTATGTTGACTATTAATAAATTTTTGCCTTTAAGCCAAGATGATTTTATCAATGTCGTAATACCTCTTAGCTAGAATCCTAGCGCGTGCTATGTTACGGCCGTTTTTTCCTATAGCTATACCTTTATCCTCGGGAGCTACAGTAGTTATTGCCACTTTTGACCCCGAGGGAGATTTTGTAACTTTTACCATAATAACCTTGGCGGGATATAAGCTATTTTTTATTAATTCCTCCGGCGTATCTCCGCCTTCTACTATTTCTACATCTTTGCCCAAGATTTGTTTTAGCATTTTGACATTAGAGCCGCCTCTCCCCACAGCTAAGGCCGCTTGATTTTTCTGAACTACAAAAATGATTCTGGAATATTCATTATCGAGAACTACATCTATTGGTGTTATACCTGTAATACTTTCGAAAAGCGTAGCGTATCGGATCTCCTCTTCAGTCAATCTTATCTCAGGCATGTTCAACCAACTTTAATATTTCGCTCTGGCCGGGATCTATCACGGCTAGCGCCATGATTTTATGAGGTCTTTTAGCCGCTGCGCCTAGTTCTATACTTGAGCCTGGGAATATAAATACAGGTACTCCTGCTAATTTGGCATAATATTCAACGTCTTCCTTTGCCCATTTGGGAGCATTTGCAGCCAATATCACCAATTTTGGAGTACTTGTAAGTATTGTTTTCTTAACCTCTTTGAAACCCATTACAACCTTACCTGTGCTTATGGCTACTTGCAATTCTCTACTGATATCTACCACGTCGCGTAGCTGAAAAAACTATTTATAAAGTTATCGCTGTTAAAACTGCATTAAGAGACGTACTATTCCTGTCCCAACAGGGATATATTTACCAGCTATAATGCTTTCTACAACACCCTTAAACTTCTCCTCCTCCCCTCTTACTGCGGCTTCTATCAAGGTTTTTACTGTTACTTCAAATGCTGCACGAGCAAGCGGAGACTCCTTCGTGCCTACGACGCCATGACGCCCAATGGGCCTTAACTTGCCTGACCACGTCATAGCGTCCGCCACTAGGTACATATGTCTAATATCGACGTCAAGTCCTTGTTCGTCTAACACACGCTTTATCTCCTGTGCAACCAAAGTTCTTGTCGCTTCTATTCCTAAAACCTCCTCTACCTCATGTAAGTCGTTGCTGTAAGTTCTTGTAGCGTCTACCTCCTCTAGCTGGAGCACAGCCTCTAAATTCGTCCCTTCTGTAATTATGTACCACTCACCGTTTTTTGTATCGTATTGGAGCACCACTTTTCTCACTCCCTTTATGCCGGCAATTTTTATCTGGAGGATTTTATCACGTATTTTCCTAATTCTAAGCACGTCTGGCGTTGCTAAAGATACTGTAATTGTATGTCCACGCATAGACACTGTAAAGTCCTTTCCCTTGGTCTTTGTCACCACTCTCTCTACATCTTTCAGACTTAAGCCGCGGTACTTTAATTGTTCTTGGTCTAGTGTTATTGTTATAGTCCCAGCTATATAGTCTACGTCTATCTCTTTAGCTAACATCTCAAGAGTTACTTGTTGAATCTTTTTAGCGACAGTCTCTGCCTTCTCTCTATCCCGGTTATAAGGCGGCTTTAGATAAATAAACATAAGCGGCGTAGAGGGGTTTCTTCTGGCATCTACAATTTCTATGAGCCTGGGCAGACCTCTTGCCATTGAGAATTCTCTCAGCCCTGCATAGTGGAAGGAACGTAATATCATTTGTGTACTAGGCTCCCCTATAGATTGAGCTGTTATAATACCTATGGCCTCTCCTGGGTCTATTAACGACGTAATGTAGAGCTTTAGTACGCGATATATTATTCGAAGCGCTTTTTCTTCGTCTAGGTCTTTTACTACATTTTCTAGTTCTTTGTAAATAGGTTGTGGCAAGATTTTGGCAACTCTTTCTAGGACTTCTTGTTTTGAAATCATTTTATCCAAAGTTTAAGCGATTTGATATCTACGATTTTTCCATGATCAGAACGACTTACATCTACGCCATCTTCGCCGTATAGCGGTTGTAATAATATAGCTCCGCCGAATCTAACGGTGCCATCATACGCGGTGTATACATCCTGTAGTGCGTTAATGAGCCGTCTCTGCATATAGCCTGACTGCGCCGTTCTCACAGCTGTATCTATTAAGCCGTCTCTACCTGCAGCTGCGTGGAAAAAGTACTCTACTGGAGTTAAGCCGCATCTAAAACACCGTTTTACAAAGCCGCCTACGAAGGGGCCTATATCACCCGCCGGAAAGTGAGGTAGTACCCTAGTCCTATATCCGCGCCTTATGCGTTCTCCTCTTATCGTCTGTTGGCCTAGCGTTGCAACCATCTGTACAATATTTACAATGCTACCTCTTGCGCCTGTTTTAGCCATTAGATATCCTTCGGCGTCTCTTTTAACGTACTTCTCTACGACTGTCGTGGCATCTTCGCGCACTTTTGACAAGATCTCTGTAATCTTGTTCTCAAAGGTCTCCTCCACTGTGAAGCCAGGCATAGCCTCTAAACGTCCACTTCTGAATTCTTCTACTAATGTATATGCCTTTTTTAGACTCTCTTCTATTATCATATTTAATTCTTTATATGCCTCGTCTGGGAGATATACTGAGTCCATTCCAAACGTAAATCCACGTAGATCTAAAAATCTGAGAAATACTCTCAGCGAAGAATCTAACCACTGTCTTGCTATCTCTGGTGGATAATCGCGGGCAATTCTGTGCCATAGGGAATCCACTTGTTCTGCGCCTATAGATTTCTTGTCTAAGACACCCTTGACTAAATTGCCATTTATGACAATAATCCATTCATCGCCATTACATTTATATGCGTCTTGACATTTACTCTTAAACGCCGTTGGTTGAACCCAGTTTAAATCTTTAGGCAGGAAGTGCGAAATTATCTGTTTACCTGTCCAAAGCTCCACCGGATGTAATATCGCCGGCTCGGGGGGGTCCTCTACAGATTTGCCAGCCCCAAGTAGGTATGCAACTTCTTTCTTTGTGAGAAATGTAGACTTATGCGAAAGGATATATGCGCCAATTATATAATCTTGTCTAGCGCCAATAATAGCGCCGCCATATCGCGGAGTAATAATGTGTTTTTCTACAAGCATTAAAGTTCTCGCCTCAGCTCTAGCTTCTTCAGTCTGGGGCACATGCAAATTCATTTCATCTCCGTCAAAATCGGCGTTATATGGCGGACAAACAGCTAGGTGCAGTCTAAAGGTTCTGCCCGGCAATACTTTTACTAAATGTCCCATCATGGACACTCTGTGGAGACTCGGCTGTCTATTAAAGAGAACAATGTCGCCATCTCTCAAGTGTCTTTCAACGATCCAACCTGGCGCTAGTCTTTCTGCGAGAGCTCTTCTATCTTTTACATAACGTAAGTCTATTCTTCTCCCTTCTGGAGTAACTACATAATTTGCACCTGGCCAAGTCTCAGGTCCTCTTATGACGTACTCTCGCAGTATGTCAACATTCCACGGCGTAACTCTCTCGGGTACAGTCAATATTTTAGCCACATCATATGGTACACCCACCTCGTTTATACTTATATGAGGGTCTGGGCTTATGACTGTACGTGCCGAGAAATTTACACGTTTTCCAGAGAGAGACCCTCTAAATCTACCCTCTTTGCCTTTTAGACGTTGGGCAATGCCTTTAAGCGGCCTACCTCCTCTATGTTTTGCCACAGGTATTCCTGGCAATTCATTATCAAAGTACGTGGCTATATGGTACTGTAGGAGGTCCCATAAGTTATCTACCACATTAGTCGGCGCGCCGGTTTCAATAGCTATCTTTAACTTTTCGTTCATACGGATGATATCGACAAGTTTATGTGTTAAGTCGTCTTCAGATCTAACACCACTTTCAAGCTGTATAGAAGGTCTTACATGTGGCGGCGGGACCGGTAGAACTTTTAAAATAGCCCACTCCGGCCGAGCGACAGAGGGGTTTATCCCGAGAAGTTCCAAATCCTCATTTGGAATTTTAGCTAGTCTATCCCTTAGAGTCTCTGGATCTAGTCTTACCAAAGCCCCCTCCTCTGTTTCCTCATAGAAGTAGTAGGGCCGTTCAAACCTAATTTTATTCCTCTTGTAGCCACAATGTGGACAAGTCATTCTCTCTGAAGCCTTCTTACGAATCTTCTCATGTAAATTCAACGCCAATAGTCTCCATTTGCCTTTTAATTTTGTCAATCTCTCTCTATAACGCTGTATTTCTTCGTCTTTTAACATAATACGGCCACAATTGGGACACGTCGTTCTTAAAATATCGTAGATAATTCGCGCAAATCCGACGTGTATAACAGGTTTTACTAACTCTATGTGACCAAAATGCCCAGGACATACGTCATGTGTTTGACCACAGGTTTCACATCGTGCCCCAGGCTCGGCAACGCCAAGTCTACGATCGGCAACCCCCCCTCTTACGGGCAATCCGCCTTCGTCATAAACTTCGGAGGTTGTAACCTCCATTACCGAGTACTTTCTTATCATCTCTGGGCTGAGAATCCCAAACTTGATAGACTTTATTACCTTCCGGGGGATTGTGTCAAGTTCCTCCCTTAACGACACGGCGTTAGATACAAGTTAATATATAAAGATTATAAGCCAGCTATTCTAAAATTTCAGAAAGCTCGAGCTTTGGATATATGCCAAGGGCTATCAGCTCTTGCAGAAGTAGTTTAAATGCATACGGCACTATTACTTTAGCGAACTGCCCAGTGTCGCCGTGTATCGGACATCTCGGCTTGTTTGTTCTGGCATCTAAATAAGCCGGGAGCCCGCACAGCTCACATACATACATCGTATATTTGTCACTAGATTCGACAAGTCTTTCATATAGCAACGCCGAGGCGCCGTGTGCGATCAAGACGTCTCTTTCCATTTCGCCTAACCTAAGGCCGCCCTCGCGCGAACGCCCCTCAGTTGGTTGTCTAGTTAAGATCTGGACAGGCCCTCTTGCTCTTGCGTGGATCTTATCGGCAACCATGTGATGCAGTTTCTGGTAGTAGACTACGCCTATGAAGATATCTGCCACAAGCTTTTCGCCTGTTATTCCACTGTACATAACCTCTTTGCCATCCCACTTATAGCCTAGCTTCATTAGTAGTTTTCTTAGTTCTTCTTCTTTCACACCTTCGAACGGCGTTGCATCTACTAATGCGCCAAGAGACGCCCCTATTTTCCCTGCTATACTTTCTAAAAGCTGTCCTACAGTCATACGCGATGGCAACGCATGTGGATTAACGATTATATCTGGGACTATGCCCTCCTCCGTAAACGGCATATCCTCGTGTCTCAATATCATGCCAACGACGCCCTTTTGGCCATGGCGAGAGGCAAACTTATCGCCTAGTTCTGGAATCCTAAGTTCTCTCAGTCTCACTTTTACTAACCTATTGCCTTCTGGAGACTCCGTAATAATTACCCTATCTACAATGCCCTTCTCGCCGCGTCTTACAGCAACAGAGGAATCTCTTCTCTCTTTTAAAATACGTTCTGTCTCTAGCGTCGTGTAAAATCTAGGCGGCGACGTTTTGCCTATAATAACCTCATTGCTACTAACATAGACCTCTGGTGGAGCTATGCCGTCTTCGTCTAGGTGGCTGTATGCTTCAGGTCCTCTATAACCTTTAACTGAACTATCTGGTACTTCTATTTTATCCTCCTCTCCGCCAGGATATTTCTGTTCCTCTGTTTCATAAGTGCGGTAGAAGACCGAACGGAACATGCCACGCTCTACTGCGGCTTTGTTTAAAATAATGGCGTCTTCCATATTGTAGCCCGTGTATGTGAGAAGTGCAACAACGGCGTTTTGTCCAGCCGGCTTTTTTGAATAGCCTATAAGCTCTAAGCCTCTTGTTGTGACAATAGGTCTTTCGGGGTAATATAACATGTGGCCTCGTGAATCAAGTTTATAGAGGAAGTTAGACTGCGGTAGTCCGAGAGATTGTTTAGCCATCGCAGCTTCATACTGATTACGCGGCGATTGGTTATGCTCAAGATAGGGTATTATAGACGCCACGGCGCCAAGTATAGCAGATGGTATAATCTCGACATGTGTGTATTTGCTTAAGTCATCGTGAGGATCTGTGGCGATATAGGCATTCTCCTCTTCGTCAGCATCTAGGTACTCTATAACTCCCATTTTTACTAAGTCGTCCCACGTCAATTCGCCACGTCTAACTTTTTCAACAATTTCTTTTGTTAATTTGAGTTTTCCATTTTCTACGACTAAGAGAGGCCTTCTAATGCGGCCTCCGTCGCAGTTGACATATACAGCATTGTTTAAGACAGCTATGTTTATTTCATCACTTATTTTCCCCTGTCTTCTTAGGCTTCTTACTGTCCTGGCTAATTCGTCTGGGTTAGGATGTATACCTATTAATCTCCCATTGATGTAGACCTCCGCACCACGGATGCCCTCGTCTCTGGCCTTTAAAATAGGCACAACGCCTAGGTTATATAACAACTGCTCTACCTCCCCCTCGTCAACACCTGTAGTTATCTCTGCGAGAAGCGCCAAGTTTTTAACAAGACCGACGTTTTGTCCCTCTGGCGTTTCCACGGCACAAAGTCTACCCCATTGAGTTGGATGAAGATCACGCGCCTCAAAGTGAGGTTGTGTCCTAGAAAGCGATGATACAACACGTCTTAAGTAGCTTAAAGTTGACATATAATTAGTGCGATCTAATATCTGGGATACGCCTGTTTTACCACCAACCCAATTCCCTGTAGCGAGCGCTTGTCTCACACGTTCTGTGATTATGTCTGGTCTCACTATAGTCTGAATATGCGGAATTCTACCCCGCGCATAATACTTCTCTAACTGGCTTTTTAACTCTTGCAAAAACTGCTTAAAGACTGTCCTGAAGAGTTGAGTCATCAAATCGCCCACTAGTCTAACTCTTTTGTTAGCGACATGGTCTTTATCGTCGGGCTTTCTTCTGCCGAGGTCTAACTCTATAAGGCCCTTGACAATTTGGCCCAGCATGAGGGCCTTCTTCAGTCTAATTTCCTGTTGTTTTTTCTCATCAGGTACAGTAGTGCCTAAATGAGGGAGAAAATAACGGTCAAGTAGTTGAAGCGCTTTTTCAACTCTAATAGGTTTAGGTTGGCCCACGGCAACTTTACCGCCTATGAAATCTAACGCATCCTCCTTTGTTATGGCAATTTGGTTAGCCGCTATAAGAGAGGGCAGTAGCTCTT includes:
- a CDS encoding RIO1 family regulatory kinase/ATPase — translated: MLKSLVEIYDKLSKRELRVLRIIEAGHKKYEFVPQELIERWSRLRKEQVSEIIRRLHYFGLLRRNLSPYLGWKITVAGYDILAIHTLRVKRKLVKISPTPIGVGKESVVYVGETPSGFKVAIKFHRGGVSVFRYEEAFISRLRKYKHLRQIYETRLSAFAEFFALDKIFGVGGLVPEPIAYNRHVVVMAYIDGIELYRLTYYDFKKVADDIVETLRKALGLGIIHGDLSPYNILVGKRSYIIDWPQWIPASYPNSSTYLKRDLENISSFFKKNGVEIPVDELFKIAEEGRERSKNFMIEINKYVFS
- a CDS encoding 30S ribosomal protein S9, translating into MEVKIQGAEVLQETPRVVISVGKKKTAVARAIIKPGIGRVRINGYPLELWPIEMARLKMSEPLILAGELAKKVDIEVNVSGGGFMGQATAVRIAIARGLVAYFQSQELKELYEKYDPYMLKGDPRRTEPKKPGIKHARSKRQKAYR
- a CDS encoding DUF460 domain-containing protein, translated to MAILGIDITPDGNFAYIVVEGKTTLEKGIVNPRNLPSLFKKYAIRTLAVDNVSELFQYGRALIKLLSKLPYTVEVIEVTRDKLGFKKMEELVQEYFGVAKSHLTPLETAEYLALLASLGIGTPVKLFEEETIILIYRKISTTPGGMSRNRFMRNITHRIKSIASKIELKLKEAKLDYDLFIKEESGEVTSAKFVVYANKEVVRRYIKPMRSIDVAVTIYSAPAKRGGTPSHERYLILGVDPGVVTGLAILTLDGEVLDTAARRGLSRGDILRYVRQWGIPVLIATDVAEAPEFVKRLAAMSGAVLYTPGKDLSSEEKTEILDKINWRVKSSHERDALVAAYRAYQEYKLKFDKIEKEFGKILNLEQLEYAKALVVRGYSIAQAVSEALKKREEKEVRVVYITAEKPCGRRESALETQIRALEYENQQLRKELETLRQEYTQLRKRLEDEKWRDLRYRELQTRVETLTSELIKKEAELEQLKKVFIEILSNYGSKYKLIHTSETVECKGDEPVGTICRNIESVEEAVARKTLGVPLKQVAKLQLGEFYVIDQDLVKKLVEDIRRKIEERKEIDLRKIVEQYRRGLIQRHFPS
- a CDS encoding 50S ribosomal protein L13, translated to MIIEKRELEQLPERGEIIIDADGHIAGRLATYVAKALLERPSLRIVVVNAEKLVITGDRKMVIEWFKRKISEWRTHYNPEKAGPKIPRRPDRVFKRIVRGMLPKKNMRGRSALKRLRVYMSIPLEMLNRKKLVLYEVPLAKLKVKPLAKFVTLEEVWRNIDFAAWEQWKRAQEIWQKRIKQVTGG
- a CDS encoding U6 snRNA-associated Sm-like protein LSm6; the encoded protein is MSKAPQQLKLPSPIKVLTKMLNKEIVARLKGGVAVKGTLTAYDGCMNLVLDNAAELNNSGEPVTRYGRIVVRGSQVIYVSALEVTP
- a CDS encoding DNA-directed RNA polymerase subunit N, producing MIVPIRCFTCGKPLGHLYITFKHRVLAGEHPGRVLDELGVHRYCCRRTLIAHVEWIDDLLVYEKRS
- a CDS encoding methionine adenosyltransferase, producing MIVIEKVDKTPVVKRLVEIVERKGQGHPDYIADGISEWVSRYLSRYYLEHFGIILHHNVDKTLVVGGQAAPRFGGGEVLQPIYILVSGRATYEVRTKDGVIKVPLGTLVMQAARDWIKQHFRFLDPDTHVVIDYKIGQGSADLVGIYDLGVKSVPLANDTSVGVGYAPLTPLEQLVYKTERLLNSRDFKAKYPEVGEDVKVMGVRVGKEVKLTVAAAMISKLVKDKSHYLSVKEDVKKAVEDLASKVAPEYNIEVVVNAADKPEHGIFYLTVTGTSAEHGDDGMTGRGNRANGLITPMRSMSLEAAAGKNPVSHVGKIYNVVAQRIADKVYNQVKDIIEVYVEIVSQIGKPINEPKILNVEIIKSGELTGEVRNEVEAIAREEIEKITQITDYILRGEVSLY